The Phoenix dactylifera cultivar Barhee BC4 unplaced genomic scaffold, palm_55x_up_171113_PBpolish2nd_filt_p 000304F, whole genome shotgun sequence genome contains a region encoding:
- the LOC103723604 gene encoding protein BEARSKIN1-like, with protein MASSSSSNSGVPPGFRFHPTDEELLLFYLKKKISFEKFDLEVIREIDLNKVEPWDLQERCRIGSTPQNEWYLFSHKDRKYPTGSRTNRATNNGFWKATGRDKCIRTSYKKIGMRKTLVFYCGRAPHGQKTDWIMHEYRLEGSEDAADSSGAEDGWVVCRVFKKKCFFKAGTGGGTSQGSVIHVGGPASHDQARPLSSQYIHPHHHHQQQQQQQSVANLYYSQLPTQSYSHVQVQDLLTNHRPTGYDLSVLPTESSAMVKPYEGGLEVGAGEGMQHVDEGRDQSPNDWTVLDGIDGRFGGAGGEGVQQMNQISGQRGGEMELWGYGK; from the exons ATGGCTTCATCTTCGTCATCGAACTCGGGAGTTCCACCGGGGTTTCGATTCCACCCGACCGACGAGGAGCTCCTCCTTTTCTATCTAAAGAAGAAGATCTCGTTTGAGAAGTTCGACTTGGAGGTGATTAGAGAGATTGATTTGAATAAGGTAGAGCCATGGGACTTGCAAG AGAGATGCAGAATAGGATCCACACCTCAAAATGAATGGTACCTCTTCAGCCACAAGGATCGCAAGTACCCCACCGGCTCGAGGACCAACCGTGCCACCAACAATGGCTTCTGGAAGGCCACCGGCCGAGACAAGTGCATCAGGACCAGCTACAAGAAGATCGGCATGCGAAAGACCCTTGTGTTCTACTGCGGCCGCGCCCCCCATGGCCAGAAGACCGACTGGATCATGCACGAGTACCGCCTCGAAGGCTCCGAGGACGCCGCCGACAGCAGCGGCGCT GAGGATGGGTGGGTGGTGTGCCGGGTGTTCAAGAAGAAGTGCTTCTTTAAAGCCGGGACCGGAGGCGGCACGAGCCAAGGCTCGGTGATCCACGTCGGTGGCCCGGCGAGCCATGACCAGGCTAGGCCACTGAGCTCTCAATACATCCATCcacaccaccaccaccagcagcagcagcagcagcagtcagTCGCTAACTTATACTACTCTCAATTGCCGACACAGTCCTACTCTCATGTCCAGGTGCAGGACCTGTTAACCAACCACAGGCCGACGGGCTATGACTTGTCGGTGCTCCCGACCGAGTCATCCGCGATGGTCAAGCCATATGAAGGAGGGCTCGAAGTCGGCGCCGGCGAGGGGATGCAGCATGTCGATGAGGGAAGGGATCAGAGCCCTAATGATTGGACGGTGCTCGACGGAATTGATGGGAGGTTCGGGGGCGCCGGAGGTGAGGGGGTGCAGCAGATGAATCAGATTTCCGGCCAACGTGGTGGAGAGATGGAGCTGTGGGGGTATGGGAAGTAG